Proteins from a genomic interval of Paenibacillus lentus:
- a CDS encoding GNAT family N-acetyltransferase has product MEHHKTHIRHSLSKGEREIIVEGPVAPELVQRFQMHADLDAFRRPQDQHEALIEIAALPEGRIIIAREQDIIVGYVTFHYPDEMERWSQGSMPDLIELGAIEVANDYRSLGLGSKMIQTAFEQGQMEPYIVFTTEYYWHWDLKSSGLSVWDYRKMMERLMKTVDMVWYATDDPEICSHPANCLMVRIGSDVPLASEEQFDRIRFQQRFMY; this is encoded by the coding sequence ATGGAACATCATAAAACGCATATCCGCCATAGCCTATCTAAAGGGGAGCGCGAGATCATTGTTGAAGGCCCTGTCGCTCCAGAGCTAGTGCAACGCTTTCAGATGCATGCAGATCTGGACGCTTTCCGCAGACCCCAGGACCAGCATGAGGCATTAATAGAAATTGCAGCTCTCCCGGAAGGCCGAATCATCATCGCTAGGGAGCAGGACATCATCGTCGGTTATGTCACGTTTCATTATCCGGACGAAATGGAACGCTGGTCCCAAGGAAGCATGCCCGATCTCATTGAGCTTGGAGCGATCGAAGTAGCCAATGACTATCGCTCTTTGGGGCTCGGTTCCAAAATGATCCAAACGGCCTTCGAGCAGGGTCAGATGGAGCCGTACATCGTGTTTACGACAGAGTATTATTGGCACTGGGATTTAAAAAGCAGCGGACTCAGCGTGTGGGACTATCGTAAAATGATGGAGCGGCTGATGAAAACCGTCGATATGGTCTGGTATGCAACCGATGATCCAGAAATTTGCTCCCACCCGGCAAATTGCCTGATGGTTCGTATCGGCAGTGATGTTCCGTTGGCATCTGAAGAGCAATTCGACCGCATTCGTTTTCAGCAGCGGTTCATGTATTGA
- the acsA gene encoding acetate--CoA ligase encodes MSQLQGEFISEVASSSNLGNYEKACAEFDWGDVEKQFSWYDTGRVNMAYEAIDRHVDAGKGDRAALLFSDPTRNESYTYQELSKLSNQFANVLRSFGVGKGDRVFVFMPRSPELYISVLGALKVGAVVGPLFEAFMETAVKDRLEDSGAVAIVTTPALLPRVKRDELPILKHVFLVGENLPQEAGLIDFMAELKQASPETEIQWVDREDGMILHYTSGSTGKPKGVYHVHNAMIQHYHTGRVVLDLKEGDIYWCTADPGWVTGTSYGIFAPWLLGVTNVVRGGRFSPGDWYHTIQQNKVTVWYSAPTAFRMLMGAGEDIIGQHDLSSLRHVLSVGEPLNPEVVRWGSKVYGLRIHDTWWMTETGGQLICNYPSMPIKPGSMGKPVPGIEAAIIDDNGKILPPNRMGNLAIRTPWPAMMRLIWNNAPKYEEYFRIPGWYISGDTAYMDEDGYFWFQGRIDDVINSSGERVGPFEVESKLLEHPAVAEAGVIGKPDPTRGEIIKAFISLLDGYEPSDELKADIARFVKEGLSAHAAPREIEFKDKLPKTRSGKIMRRVLKAWELNLPTGDLSTIED; translated from the coding sequence ATGAGTCAGCTGCAAGGTGAGTTTATTTCTGAGGTAGCTTCCTCGTCCAACTTAGGGAATTACGAGAAAGCTTGCGCGGAGTTCGATTGGGGCGATGTGGAGAAGCAGTTCTCCTGGTATGATACGGGGCGTGTCAATATGGCTTATGAAGCAATCGATCGTCATGTGGATGCCGGAAAAGGTGACCGCGCGGCTCTGTTATTCAGCGATCCGACGAGGAATGAATCCTACACTTATCAAGAGCTGAGCAAGTTGTCGAACCAATTTGCAAATGTGCTTCGCAGCTTCGGGGTGGGCAAGGGCGACCGTGTTTTTGTGTTTATGCCGAGAAGTCCAGAACTGTATATCAGCGTGCTAGGTGCGCTAAAGGTAGGTGCCGTAGTCGGGCCGCTTTTTGAAGCGTTTATGGAGACGGCTGTAAAGGATCGGCTGGAGGACAGCGGTGCGGTGGCTATTGTGACAACGCCTGCCTTGCTGCCCCGAGTCAAACGGGATGAGCTGCCTATCCTGAAGCATGTATTTCTCGTGGGTGAGAATCTCCCACAGGAGGCAGGGCTGATTGATTTTATGGCTGAGCTGAAGCAAGCTTCTCCGGAGACCGAGATCCAATGGGTTGATCGGGAGGATGGAATGATCCTTCACTACACTTCCGGTTCCACGGGTAAGCCTAAGGGGGTTTATCATGTTCATAACGCGATGATTCAGCACTATCATACCGGAAGGGTCGTTCTAGATTTGAAGGAAGGCGATATTTACTGGTGCACGGCAGATCCGGGCTGGGTGACGGGTACCTCATACGGTATTTTTGCACCTTGGCTTCTTGGTGTGACGAACGTCGTTCGCGGGGGGCGCTTCAGCCCGGGGGACTGGTATCATACGATACAGCAAAATAAAGTGACGGTCTGGTACAGTGCTCCAACCGCGTTCCGGATGCTAATGGGAGCAGGAGAGGACATTATCGGGCAGCATGATCTGTCGTCCTTACGACATGTTCTTTCCGTTGGGGAGCCGCTCAATCCTGAGGTTGTACGCTGGGGCAGCAAAGTATATGGGCTGCGTATTCATGATACATGGTGGATGACCGAGACGGGCGGACAACTAATTTGCAACTATCCCTCGATGCCGATAAAGCCAGGCTCGATGGGCAAGCCGGTGCCCGGCATCGAAGCGGCAATTATTGATGACAATGGTAAGATTTTACCGCCAAACCGGATGGGGAATCTGGCGATTCGAACGCCTTGGCCCGCCATGATGCGGCTCATTTGGAATAACGCTCCGAAATACGAAGAGTATTTTCGTATCCCGGGATGGTATATTTCTGGGGACACGGCATATATGGACGAGGATGGGTACTTCTGGTTCCAAGGCCGGATCGATGACGTCATTAACTCCTCAGGAGAACGGGTCGGTCCTTTCGAAGTAGAGAGTAAGCTGTTAGAACACCCGGCTGTTGCGGAGGCAGGCGTAATCGGCAAACCTGACCCAACGAGGGGCGAAATCATTAAGGCCTTTATCTCCCTGCTGGATGGATATGAGCCTTCCGACGAATTGAAGGCGGACATCGCGCGATTCGTGAAGGAAGGGCTGTCTGCCCATGCGGCACCGCGGGAAATCGAATTTAAGGATAAATTGCCGAAGACACGCTCTGGCAAAATCATGCGCCGTGTTCTCAAGGCATGGGAGTTGAATTTGCCGACTGGAGATCTGTCGACGATAGAGGATTAG